The Archocentrus centrarchus isolate MPI-CPG fArcCen1 chromosome 18 unlocalized genomic scaffold, fArcCen1 scaffold_23_ctg1, whole genome shotgun sequence genome contains a region encoding:
- the LOC115775223 gene encoding transcription factor 7-like 2 isoform X1 — protein sequence MNVCHRISDSLSFFCSDTQHITMMKLIRQEIESAIEELELEEMNFMLESVINDLCNETTNPSPPPVLSAEPPASPQPAADSAIEELELEEMNFMLESLINDLCGETANPSPPPALPAVPPASPQPAAESPPAIVQQFPPITAPPTTVPAHLYSQPVTGSQEQNLLYHWPVTSIPIAATAPPAAPVLPAAPSLPAAPANPNNNILQIPDSMLPYLRPVSVLNGVLVCDFIPPCPAVNTPTPKKRKRQDEQEEQHIKKPPNAFMIFLKEQRAKVKADMNISGNATLNAVMGERWKSLSSDQQAKYYEQADQERRLHAQKYPAWSAKVNYGKKRRGRRSSTCSSVSASEPGAIRPL from the exons ATGAACGTGTGCCACAGGATCTCAGACAGTTTGTCATTCTTTTGTTCAGACACACAGCACATCACTATGATGAAACTCATAAGACAAGAGATCGAAAGTGCCATTGAGGAACTGGAGTTGGAAGAGATGAATTTTATGCTCGAGAGTGTCATAAACGACCTGTGTAATGAAACAACTAATCCTTCACCTCCACCTGTTTTGTCTGCTGAGCCACCCGCCTCccctcagccagcagcagacAGTGCCATTGAGGAACTGGAGTTGGAAGAGATGAATTTTATGCTGGAGAGTCTCATAAACGACCTGTGCGGTGAAACAGCCAAtccttcacctccacctgcttTGCCTGCTGTGCCACCCGCCTCCCCTCAGCCAGCTGCAGAGAGTCCTCCTGCAATTGTGCAACAATTTCCCCCAATTACTGCTCCCCCCACCACAGTGCCAGCTCACCTCTATAGTCAGCCGGTGACAGGTAGCCAGGAACAG AACCTGCTATATCATTGGCCTGTGACCAGCATTCCCATagcagccactgctcctcctgctgctcctgttctccctgctgctccttctctccctgctgctcctgcaaACCCA AATAACAACATACTGCAGATTCCAGACAGCATGTTGCCATACCTGCGTCCTGTCAGTGTATT gaACGGTGTGTTGGTGTGCGACTTCATTCCACCCTGTCCTGCAGTCAACACACCCACTCCAAA AAAGAGGAAGCGTCAGGACGAGCAGGAAGAGCAGCATATCAAGAAGCCACCAAACGCATTCATGATTTTTCTGAAGGAGCAGAGGGCAAAGGTTAAAGCAGATATGAACATCAGTGGGAATGCCACCCTTAATGCAGTCATGGGAGAGAGG TGGAAATCGCTGTCGTCGGACCAGCAGGCAAAGTACTATGAGCAGGCTGATCAAGAGAGAAGGCTCCATGCCCAAAAATACCCAGCCTGGTCTGCCAAAGTTAACTAC ggcAAAAAGAGGAGGGGAAGGCGCAGCTCCACCTGCAGCTCAG tgtCTGCATCTGAACCGGGAGCCATTCGACCCCTTTAA
- the LOC115775223 gene encoding transcription factor 7-like 2 isoform X3: protein MNFMLESLINDLCGETANPSPPPALPAVPPASPQPAAESPPAIVQQFPPITAPPTTVPAHLYSQPVTGSQEQNLLYHWPVTSIPIAATAPPAAPVLPAAPSLPAAPANPNNNILQIPDSMLPYLRPVSVLNGVLVCDFIPPCPAVNTPTPKKRKRQDEQEEQHIKKPPNAFMIFLKEQRAKVKADMNISGNATLNAVMGERWKSLSSDQQAKYYEQADQERRLHAQKYPAWSAKVNYGKKRRGRRSSTCSSVSASEPGAIRPL from the exons ATGAATTTTATGCTGGAGAGTCTCATAAACGACCTGTGCGGTGAAACAGCCAAtccttcacctccacctgcttTGCCTGCTGTGCCACCCGCCTCCCCTCAGCCAGCTGCAGAGAGTCCTCCTGCAATTGTGCAACAATTTCCCCCAATTACTGCTCCCCCCACCACAGTGCCAGCTCACCTCTATAGTCAGCCGGTGACAGGTAGCCAGGAACAG AACCTGCTATATCATTGGCCTGTGACCAGCATTCCCATagcagccactgctcctcctgctgctcctgttctccctgctgctccttctctccctgctgctcctgcaaACCCA AATAACAACATACTGCAGATTCCAGACAGCATGTTGCCATACCTGCGTCCTGTCAGTGTATT gaACGGTGTGTTGGTGTGCGACTTCATTCCACCCTGTCCTGCAGTCAACACACCCACTCCAAA AAAGAGGAAGCGTCAGGACGAGCAGGAAGAGCAGCATATCAAGAAGCCACCAAACGCATTCATGATTTTTCTGAAGGAGCAGAGGGCAAAGGTTAAAGCAGATATGAACATCAGTGGGAATGCCACCCTTAATGCAGTCATGGGAGAGAGG TGGAAATCGCTGTCGTCGGACCAGCAGGCAAAGTACTATGAGCAGGCTGATCAAGAGAGAAGGCTCCATGCCCAAAAATACCCAGCCTGGTCTGCCAAAGTTAACTAC ggcAAAAAGAGGAGGGGAAGGCGCAGCTCCACCTGCAGCTCAG tgtCTGCATCTGAACCGGGAGCCATTCGACCCCTTTAA
- the LOC115775223 gene encoding transcription factor 7-like 2 isoform X2, which yields MMKLIRQEIESAIEELELEEMNFMLESVINDLCNETTNPSPPPVLSAEPPASPQPAADSAIEELELEEMNFMLESLINDLCGETANPSPPPALPAVPPASPQPAAESPPAIVQQFPPITAPPTTVPAHLYSQPVTGSQEQNLLYHWPVTSIPIAATAPPAAPVLPAAPSLPAAPANPNNNILQIPDSMLPYLRPVSVLNGVLVCDFIPPCPAVNTPTPKKRKRQDEQEEQHIKKPPNAFMIFLKEQRAKVKADMNISGNATLNAVMGERWKSLSSDQQAKYYEQADQERRLHAQKYPAWSAKVNYGKKRRGRRSSTCSSVSASEPGAIRPL from the exons ATGATGAAACTCATAAGACAAGAGATCGAAAGTGCCATTGAGGAACTGGAGTTGGAAGAGATGAATTTTATGCTCGAGAGTGTCATAAACGACCTGTGTAATGAAACAACTAATCCTTCACCTCCACCTGTTTTGTCTGCTGAGCCACCCGCCTCccctcagccagcagcagacAGTGCCATTGAGGAACTGGAGTTGGAAGAGATGAATTTTATGCTGGAGAGTCTCATAAACGACCTGTGCGGTGAAACAGCCAAtccttcacctccacctgcttTGCCTGCTGTGCCACCCGCCTCCCCTCAGCCAGCTGCAGAGAGTCCTCCTGCAATTGTGCAACAATTTCCCCCAATTACTGCTCCCCCCACCACAGTGCCAGCTCACCTCTATAGTCAGCCGGTGACAGGTAGCCAGGAACAG AACCTGCTATATCATTGGCCTGTGACCAGCATTCCCATagcagccactgctcctcctgctgctcctgttctccctgctgctccttctctccctgctgctcctgcaaACCCA AATAACAACATACTGCAGATTCCAGACAGCATGTTGCCATACCTGCGTCCTGTCAGTGTATT gaACGGTGTGTTGGTGTGCGACTTCATTCCACCCTGTCCTGCAGTCAACACACCCACTCCAAA AAAGAGGAAGCGTCAGGACGAGCAGGAAGAGCAGCATATCAAGAAGCCACCAAACGCATTCATGATTTTTCTGAAGGAGCAGAGGGCAAAGGTTAAAGCAGATATGAACATCAGTGGGAATGCCACCCTTAATGCAGTCATGGGAGAGAGG TGGAAATCGCTGTCGTCGGACCAGCAGGCAAAGTACTATGAGCAGGCTGATCAAGAGAGAAGGCTCCATGCCCAAAAATACCCAGCCTGGTCTGCCAAAGTTAACTAC ggcAAAAAGAGGAGGGGAAGGCGCAGCTCCACCTGCAGCTCAG tgtCTGCATCTGAACCGGGAGCCATTCGACCCCTTTAA